The Streptomyces luteogriseus genome includes a window with the following:
- a CDS encoding alpha/beta hydrolase, whose translation MTRLVRWTALAAASALLTAGCSGGSSGDDKSGLSWGRCKATADGPAPSSEWQCATLKVPLDWSKPDGETIGLGLIRAKARGDDRLGSLLFNFGGPGASGVSMMPSYAPTVSALRERYDLVSWDPRGVGASEGVRCRGDKQIQGAESVDVTPDTPAEEKAYLEDAADFGKGCQKDAGKLMAHVSTADSARDMNRIRQVLGDDRMNYFGISYGTELGGTYAHLFPKKVGRMTLDAVVDPTADTEGHALNQARGFQRALNGYLRSTGQDPQAGTRKIAELLRRIDARPLATGAPGRKLTQALAVTGIILPLYSKDSWPTLTSALDAAERGDGSELLVLADGYNERDPSGRYGTTTHSQRVISCLDDRQRPTVAETKKLLPRFEKVSPVFGTFLGWDTAGWCHDWPVPGQHDTPEVSAPGAAPVLVVGNTGDPATPYEGARRMAGELGKGVGVLLTWRGEGHGAYGSGSDCVDSAVNAYLLDDSVPKDGKVCS comes from the coding sequence ATGACGCGCCTCGTTCGGTGGACCGCTCTGGCGGCCGCCTCGGCCCTGCTGACCGCCGGCTGCAGCGGCGGTTCGTCCGGCGACGACAAGAGCGGGCTCTCCTGGGGCCGTTGCAAGGCCACCGCCGACGGCCCCGCGCCGAGCAGCGAATGGCAGTGCGCGACGCTGAAGGTGCCGCTGGACTGGTCGAAGCCGGACGGCGAGACGATCGGTCTGGGGCTGATCCGCGCCAAGGCCCGCGGCGACGACCGCCTCGGGTCGCTGCTGTTCAACTTCGGCGGCCCGGGCGCCTCGGGCGTGTCCATGATGCCGTCGTACGCCCCGACCGTCTCCGCACTCCGCGAGCGGTACGACCTGGTGAGCTGGGACCCGCGCGGCGTGGGCGCAAGCGAGGGCGTGCGCTGCCGCGGCGACAAGCAGATCCAGGGCGCCGAGTCGGTGGACGTCACCCCGGACACCCCCGCCGAGGAAAAGGCGTACCTCGAGGACGCCGCCGACTTCGGCAAGGGCTGCCAGAAGGACGCCGGGAAGCTGATGGCGCATGTCTCGACAGCCGACTCGGCCCGCGACATGAACCGCATCCGGCAGGTCCTCGGCGACGACAGGATGAACTACTTCGGCATTTCCTACGGCACCGAACTGGGCGGCACCTATGCCCACCTCTTCCCGAAGAAGGTGGGGCGCATGACGCTGGACGCGGTCGTCGACCCCACAGCCGACACCGAGGGCCATGCCCTGAACCAGGCCAGGGGCTTCCAGCGCGCGCTGAACGGCTATCTCAGGTCCACGGGCCAGGACCCGCAGGCCGGCACGCGCAAGATCGCGGAGCTGCTCCGCCGCATCGACGCCCGCCCCCTGGCGACGGGCGCGCCGGGGCGGAAGCTGACCCAGGCCCTCGCGGTCACCGGCATCATCCTGCCGCTGTACAGCAAGGACAGCTGGCCCACGCTGACGAGCGCCCTCGACGCGGCGGAGAGGGGCGACGGCTCGGAGTTGCTGGTCCTCGCCGACGGCTACAACGAGCGCGATCCATCGGGGCGCTACGGCACGACGACCCACTCCCAGCGGGTCATATCGTGCCTGGACGACAGGCAGCGGCCGACGGTGGCCGAGACGAAGAAGCTGCTGCCTCGATTCGAGAAGGTCTCCCCGGTCTTCGGGACGTTCCTCGGCTGGGACACGGCCGGCTGGTGCCACGACTGGCCGGTGCCCGGACAGCACGACACCCCGGAGGTGAGCGCCCCCGGCGCGGCACCGGTCCTGGTCGTCGGCAACACCGGCGACCCGGCCACGCCGTACGAGGGCGCGCGGAGGATGGCCGGCGAGCTGGGCAAGGGCGTCGGGGTGCTGCTCACCTGGCGCGGCGAGGGGCATGGCGCCTACGGCAGTGGGAGCGACTGCGTGGACTCCGCGGTGAACGCGTACCTGCTGGACGACTCGGTGCCGAAGGACGGCAAGGTCTGCTCATGA
- the moeZ gene encoding adenylyltransferase/sulfurtransferase MoeZ — translation MSLPPLVEPASELTVDEVRRYSRHLIIPDVGMDGQKRLKNAKVLCVGAGGLGSPALMYLAAAGVGTLGIVEFDEVDESNLQRQIIHSQADIGRPKAESARDSVKGINPYVNVILHEERLEADNVMEIFSQYDLIVDGTDNFATRYLVNDACVLLNKPYVWGSIYRFDGQASVFWSEHGPCYRCLYPEPPPPGMVPSCAEGGVLGVLCASIGSIQVNEAIKLLAGIGDPLVGRLMIYDALEMQYRQVKVRKDPNCAVCGENPTVTELIDYEAFCGVVSEEAQAAAADSTITPKQLKEWIDDGESIDIIDVREPNEYEIVSIPGARLIPKNEFLMGTALESLPQDKKIVLHCKTGVRSAEVLAVLKSAGFSDAVHVGGGVIGWVNQIEPSKPVY, via the coding sequence GTGTCGCTGCCACCCCTGGTCGAGCCGGCTTCCGAGCTCACCGTAGACGAGGTCCGCAGGTACTCCCGCCACCTGATCATCCCCGACGTGGGGATGGACGGGCAGAAGCGGCTGAAGAACGCCAAGGTGCTGTGTGTGGGCGCCGGCGGCCTGGGCTCGCCGGCGCTGATGTACCTGGCCGCCGCGGGCGTCGGCACCCTCGGCATCGTGGAGTTCGACGAGGTCGACGAGTCGAACCTGCAGCGTCAGATCATCCACAGCCAGGCCGACATCGGCCGTCCGAAGGCCGAGTCCGCCCGCGACAGCGTCAAGGGCATCAACCCGTACGTGAACGTGATCCTTCACGAGGAGCGGCTCGAGGCCGACAACGTGATGGAGATCTTCAGCCAGTACGACCTGATCGTCGACGGCACGGACAACTTCGCGACCCGCTACCTGGTCAACGACGCCTGCGTGCTGCTCAACAAGCCGTACGTCTGGGGCTCGATCTACCGCTTCGACGGCCAGGCGTCCGTCTTCTGGTCCGAGCACGGCCCCTGCTACCGCTGCCTGTACCCGGAGCCCCCGCCCCCCGGCATGGTTCCCTCCTGCGCCGAGGGCGGCGTCCTGGGCGTGCTCTGCGCGTCCATCGGCTCCATCCAGGTCAACGAGGCCATCAAGCTCCTCGCCGGCATCGGTGACCCGCTGGTCGGCCGGCTGATGATCTACGACGCCCTGGAGATGCAGTACCGCCAGGTCAAGGTCCGCAAGGACCCGAACTGCGCGGTCTGCGGCGAGAACCCGACCGTCACCGAGCTCATCGACTACGAGGCCTTCTGCGGCGTCGTATCCGAAGAGGCCCAGGCGGCGGCCGCCGACTCCACGATCACTCCCAAGCAGCTCAAGGAGTGGATCGACGACGGCGAGAGCATCGACATCATCGACGTCCGCGAGCCGAACGAGTACGAGATCGTCTCCATCCCGGGCGCCCGGCTGATCCCGAAGAACGAGTTCCTCATGGGCACCGCCCTGGAGAGCCTCCCGCAGGACAAGAAGATCGTCTTGCACTGCAAGACGGGTGTCCGCAGTGCGGAAGTCCTCGCGGTCCTGAAGTCCGCGGGCTTCTCGGACGCCGTGCACGTCGGCGGTGGCGTGATCGGCTGGGTCAACCAGATCGAGCCGTCCAAGCCGGTGTACTGA
- a CDS encoding spherulation-specific family 4 protein gives MPYLTRSRRRTSDTELRPGVGVPGYAHPLLAPIEWGELTRPGTPLHWVVLNVADGPGTRPDPHCLEAAGRLRNAGIRVLGHLDTRYGTRNFGELISDAHRFVDWYQVDGFLLERCPADHAGLPEVRRTVATLRVIRDAAHIVLGHGIHPHPGYVELADQLVTFSGPWSDYRWSQVAEWTVDHAPERFCHFVHGVPRPHLAEALRIARWQGAATVWITDHTDRGGSTDPWEAMPGYWDEFVSRIGTGVSE, from the coding sequence ATGCCGTATCTGACCAGATCCCGGCGGCGCACCTCGGACACGGAGCTGCGCCCCGGCGTAGGAGTCCCCGGGTACGCGCACCCCCTCCTCGCCCCCATCGAGTGGGGTGAGCTGACCCGCCCCGGCACGCCGCTGCACTGGGTGGTCCTCAACGTGGCCGACGGGCCCGGAACCCGCCCCGACCCGCACTGCCTGGAGGCGGCCGGCCGGCTGCGCAACGCGGGCATCCGCGTCCTCGGCCACCTCGACACCCGGTACGGCACCCGCAACTTCGGCGAGTTGATCTCGGACGCCCACCGGTTCGTCGACTGGTACCAGGTCGACGGCTTCCTCCTGGAGCGCTGCCCGGCGGACCACGCCGGGCTGCCCGAGGTCCGCCGCACGGTCGCCACACTGCGTGTGATCCGTGACGCAGCCCACATCGTCCTCGGCCACGGCATCCACCCGCACCCCGGCTACGTCGAACTCGCCGACCAGCTGGTCACCTTCTCCGGGCCCTGGAGCGACTACCGCTGGTCCCAGGTGGCCGAGTGGACCGTCGACCACGCGCCCGAGCGTTTCTGCCACTTCGTCCACGGCGTGCCCCGCCCCCATCTGGCCGAGGCGCTGCGCATCGCCCGCTGGCAGGGTGCGGCGACGGTCTGGATCACCGACCACACGGATCGCGGTGGAAGCACCGATCCCTGGGAGGCCATGCCCGGCTACTGGGACGAGTTCGTCTCGCGTATCGGAACAGGTGTCTCGGAATGA
- a CDS encoding NAD-dependent epimerase/dehydratase family protein — protein MRVLLIGANGYIGRFVADRLLADPAVQLTALGRGDDADVRFDLASGSPGALTRFLDAVHPGVVVNCAGATRGGARELTRHNTVAVATVCEALRRSGCGARLVQIGCSAEYGPSQPGSSTAEDAVPRPGGPYGVSKLAATELVLGSGLDAVVLRVFSPAGPGTPAGSPLGRLAEAMRRAMQSGDGELKLGGLGAQRDFVDVRDVARAVHAASLSAAQGVINIGSGRAVRLRDAAAVLARVAGYGGALHELDGPPGALRTAIGHPRPDPDHAPPVAYPYPDGCGSWQQADVRTARDRLGWRPRIGLEESLADIWMEAACRI, from the coding sequence ATGAGAGTCCTGCTGATCGGAGCCAACGGCTACATCGGGCGTTTCGTCGCCGACCGTCTGCTCGCCGACCCGGCCGTCCAGCTCACCGCCCTCGGCCGCGGTGACGACGCCGACGTCCGCTTCGACCTCGCCTCCGGCAGCCCCGGCGCCCTCACCCGCTTCCTCGACGCGGTCCACCCGGGCGTCGTCGTCAACTGCGCCGGCGCCACCCGCGGCGGGGCCCGCGAGCTCACCCGCCACAACACCGTCGCCGTCGCCACCGTCTGCGAGGCCCTGCGCCGCAGCGGCTGCGGCGCCCGACTGGTGCAGATCGGCTGCAGCGCGGAGTACGGCCCGAGCCAGCCCGGCTCCTCCACCGCCGAGGACGCCGTGCCCCGGCCCGGCGGCCCGTACGGGGTCAGCAAACTCGCCGCCACCGAACTCGTCCTCGGCTCAGGCCTGGACGCCGTCGTCCTGCGGGTCTTCTCGCCAGCCGGACCCGGCACCCCCGCCGGCTCCCCGCTGGGCCGTCTCGCCGAGGCCATGCGCCGGGCCATGCAGTCCGGTGACGGCGAACTGAAACTCGGCGGCCTCGGCGCGCAGCGCGACTTCGTCGACGTCCGCGACGTGGCCCGTGCCGTCCACGCCGCCTCGCTCTCCGCCGCGCAGGGCGTCATCAACATCGGCTCCGGACGTGCCGTGCGGCTGCGCGACGCCGCCGCCGTCCTCGCCCGCGTCGCCGGATACGGCGGCGCCCTCCACGAACTCGACGGACCGCCCGGCGCCCTGCGCACGGCCATCGGCCACCCCCGCCCCGACCCGGACCACGCGCCCCCCGTCGCGTACCCGTACCCGGACGGTTGCGGCAGCTGGCAGCAGGCCGATGTGCGCACCGCCCGCGACCGGCTCGGCTGGCGTCCCCGGATCGGCTTGGAGGAGTCCCTCGCCGACATCTGGATGGAGGCGGCATGCCGTATCTGA
- a CDS encoding DUF3492 domain-containing protein, with amino-acid sequence MRIGLLTEGGYPYVSGDARLWCDRLVHGLAQHEFDVYALSRSEHQEDEGWIPLPPNVRRVRTAPLWMAEDDEVVLGRRARRRFTEHFGELAAVLCGVPEGASGAARNLSEGAPTSEADRFANALYGLAELARDEGGLAGVLRSEAAVRTLERACRAPGAHRAAREARVPDLLAVAAQLERALRPLSLDWYEDDGLGAVDLCHAASGGTAVLPGLLARHFTGVPLMVTEYGVRLRTHYLTTPDASPAVRSLLAAFQGRLTAEAYGRAEVVTAGNTHTRRWQERCGADREKLRTVYPGMDARPFAAVGESADRADPDTLVWAGRVEPAKDLVSLLHAFAEVRKRQPGTRLRIVGAPAGPEGAAYLGHCRALAAQLFPDEAEGPHAAGDNPVSFEEIGGPDLPAAADAYASGAVTVLSSVVEGFPVGLAEAMLCGRATVSTDVGAVVEVIGGTGLVVPPRNPRALAEACVALLRDPERRARLGAAARARALELFTVEQNVEAFHGIYLEVVSRAPVRRVVLDGAGEPLPFSVPAEAHVPVRWTAAAPRLAARSGPGWAAGRPPVRATTPVPAPEGAR; translated from the coding sequence GTGCGCATCGGACTGCTTACGGAGGGTGGCTATCCGTATGTGAGCGGTGACGCCAGGCTCTGGTGCGACCGGCTGGTGCACGGACTCGCCCAGCACGAGTTCGACGTCTACGCGCTCAGCCGCAGCGAGCACCAGGAGGACGAGGGCTGGATCCCACTGCCACCGAACGTCCGCCGGGTGCGCACCGCCCCGCTGTGGATGGCCGAGGACGACGAAGTGGTGCTCGGGCGCCGCGCACGCCGGCGGTTCACCGAGCACTTCGGGGAACTGGCCGCCGTGCTGTGCGGGGTCCCCGAGGGCGCCTCGGGGGCGGCCAGGAACCTTTCCGAGGGTGCGCCGACCTCTGAGGCGGACCGTTTCGCCAACGCTCTGTACGGTCTCGCCGAACTCGCCCGCGACGAGGGCGGGCTGGCGGGAGTCCTCCGGTCGGAGGCCGCCGTACGCACTCTGGAACGCGCCTGTCGTGCGCCCGGCGCCCACCGCGCCGCACGCGAGGCACGCGTACCGGATCTGCTCGCCGTCGCCGCACAACTGGAACGCGCCCTGCGCCCCCTCTCCCTCGACTGGTACGAGGACGACGGGCTCGGCGCCGTCGACCTCTGCCACGCCGCGTCCGGCGGCACGGCCGTCCTGCCCGGCCTGCTGGCCCGGCACTTCACCGGCGTGCCCCTGATGGTCACCGAGTACGGCGTGCGCCTGCGGACGCACTACCTCACCACCCCGGACGCCTCACCCGCCGTACGGTCCCTGCTGGCGGCCTTCCAGGGCCGGCTCACGGCCGAGGCCTACGGGCGGGCCGAAGTCGTCACCGCCGGCAACACCCACACCCGCCGCTGGCAGGAGCGCTGCGGCGCCGACCGCGAGAAGCTCCGCACGGTCTACCCCGGCATGGACGCCCGGCCCTTCGCCGCAGTGGGCGAGTCCGCGGACCGCGCGGACCCGGACACGCTCGTCTGGGCCGGCCGCGTCGAGCCCGCCAAAGACCTGGTCTCGCTGCTGCACGCCTTCGCGGAGGTCCGCAAGCGGCAGCCGGGAACGCGCCTGCGCATCGTCGGCGCCCCCGCCGGCCCCGAAGGTGCGGCCTACCTCGGTCACTGCAGGGCACTGGCCGCCCAGCTCTTCCCCGACGAGGCCGAGGGCCCGCACGCCGCCGGCGACAACCCGGTGTCCTTCGAGGAGATCGGCGGCCCCGACCTCCCGGCCGCCGCCGACGCCTACGCCTCGGGTGCCGTGACCGTCCTCTCCAGCGTCGTCGAGGGCTTCCCCGTCGGGCTCGCCGAGGCCATGCTCTGCGGGCGCGCGACGGTGTCGACGGACGTCGGCGCGGTCGTCGAGGTCATCGGCGGCACGGGGCTCGTCGTACCGCCGCGCAATCCGCGGGCGCTTGCCGAGGCGTGCGTGGCACTGCTGCGTGATCCCGAGCGCCGTGCGCGCCTGGGCGCCGCTGCTCGCGCCCGTGCCCTCGAACTGTTCACGGTCGAGCAGAACGTCGAGGCATTTCACGGCATTTACCTGGAGGTCGTCTCGCGCGCGCCCGTCCGCCGGGTCGTCCTCGACGGAGCGGGGGAGCCGCTGCCGTTCTCGGTTCCCGCCGAAGCGCACGTGCCCGTCCGCTGGACCGCCGCGGCACCCCGCCTCGCAGCCCGCAGCGGCCCCGGCTGGGCGGCGGGCAGGCCCCCCGTACGCGCCACCACTCCCGTCCCCGCCCCGGAGGGAGCGCGATGA
- a CDS encoding dipeptide ABC transporter ATP-binding protein — translation MSLVDVTGLRVDFGALRAVDGLSFRLEEGAALALVGESGSGKSTVASALLGLHRGTGARVEGSVEVAGTDVQRASDEELRRLRGGRAAMVFQDPLSSLDPYYAIGDQIAEVYRVHTRASRRAARARAVEVLDRVGIPDAARRSRSRPHEFSGGMRQRALIAMALACEPRLLIADEPTTALDVTVQAQVLDLLHTLREETGMGLLLVTHDVGVAAESVDEVLVMRHGRAVEHGPVAGVLGAPAEPYTRELLAAVPRLDAPRKASTAPEEVVLEATGLRREFGRGKRAVTAVDDVSLTLRRGETLGIVGESGSGKTTLGRMLVGLLEPTAGSLAFEGRPHTGVNPAVQMVFQDPVSSLNPRRSVGESIADPLRARGERQERRIRERVGELLERVGLEAGQYDRYPHEFSGGQRQRAGIARALAADPRVIVCDEPVSALDVTTQAHVVALLGELQRELGLALVFVAHDLAVVRQVSDRVAVMRRGRIVEEGPVAEVYESPRDPYTGQLLAAVPALDPEAAARRRARRRELAAA, via the coding sequence ATGAGCCTGGTCGACGTGACCGGTCTCCGCGTGGACTTCGGCGCGTTGCGCGCCGTCGACGGACTCTCCTTCCGTCTGGAGGAGGGCGCCGCCCTGGCCCTGGTCGGTGAGTCCGGTTCCGGCAAGTCGACCGTGGCGTCCGCGCTGCTCGGCCTGCACCGGGGCACGGGTGCGCGCGTCGAGGGCTCGGTCGAGGTGGCCGGCACCGACGTGCAGCGGGCCTCCGACGAGGAACTGCGGCGGCTGCGCGGCGGGCGGGCCGCCATGGTGTTCCAGGATCCGCTGTCCTCCCTCGACCCGTACTACGCGATCGGCGACCAGATCGCCGAGGTGTACCGCGTGCACACGCGCGCTTCCCGGCGGGCGGCACGCGCGCGTGCCGTGGAGGTCCTCGACCGGGTGGGTATCCCGGACGCGGCCCGGCGGTCCAGGTCCCGGCCGCACGAGTTCAGCGGCGGCATGCGCCAGCGCGCCCTGATCGCCATGGCGCTCGCGTGCGAGCCCCGGCTGCTGATCGCCGACGAGCCGACGACCGCCCTCGACGTGACGGTCCAGGCCCAGGTCCTCGACCTGCTGCACACCCTGCGCGAGGAGACCGGCATGGGCCTGCTGCTCGTCACGCACGACGTGGGCGTAGCAGCCGAGAGCGTCGACGAGGTGCTGGTGATGCGGCACGGCAGGGCGGTCGAGCACGGCCCGGTCGCCGGCGTGCTGGGCGCACCGGCCGAGCCGTACACCCGGGAGCTGCTGGCGGCGGTCCCCCGGCTGGACGCGCCGCGGAAGGCCTCGACGGCTCCCGAGGAGGTCGTCCTGGAGGCGACCGGCCTGCGGCGCGAGTTCGGGCGCGGGAAACGGGCGGTCACGGCCGTGGACGACGTCTCGCTGACCCTGCGCCGCGGCGAGACCCTCGGGATCGTCGGCGAGAGCGGCAGCGGCAAGACGACCCTCGGGCGCATGCTCGTCGGGCTGCTGGAGCCGACGGCCGGATCGCTGGCCTTCGAGGGCCGCCCGCACACCGGGGTGAACCCGGCCGTGCAGATGGTCTTCCAGGACCCCGTCTCCTCCCTCAACCCCCGCCGCAGCGTGGGCGAGTCCATCGCCGACCCGCTGCGCGCCCGGGGTGAGCGGCAGGAGCGGCGCATCCGGGAGCGCGTGGGGGAACTGCTGGAGCGCGTGGGGCTCGAAGCGGGTCAGTACGACCGCTACCCCCATGAGTTCAGCGGCGGGCAACGCCAGCGTGCCGGCATCGCGCGGGCGCTCGCGGCCGACCCGCGCGTCATCGTCTGCGACGAGCCGGTCTCGGCCCTCGACGTCACCACCCAGGCGCATGTGGTCGCCCTGCTGGGGGAGTTGCAGCGCGAACTCGGGCTCGCGCTGGTCTTCGTCGCGCACGACCTGGCCGTCGTCCGCCAGGTCAGCGACCGGGTCGCGGTGATGCGGCGAGGCCGGATCGTCGAGGAAGGGCCCGTCGCGGAGGTGTACGAGTCGCCGCGCGATCCCTACACCGGGCAGCTGCTCGCCGCGGTACCGGCACTCGACCCGGAGGCCGCCGCGCGACGCCGGGCGCGGCGACGGGAGTTGGCCGCGGCGTGA
- a CDS encoding ABC transporter permease → MNGFTGFVLRRTVGAAITLLAISVIVYVVFYATPGNVAQITCGPRCSPEQVHQVARQLNLDDPLFVRYGHFLQGLVAGQDYSTGTSVQQCSAPCLGLSYQSDQQVTQLIWAKLPVSLSLVAGAMVLWLILGVGTGVLSAWRRGRFSERVLTGLTLAGTATPVFVIGLVLMIVVCGELRLLPFPQYVALTDDPEQWAWNLLLPWLSLALIEAAAFARLTRASMLETLAEDHIRTFRAYGVGERSIVGRHALRGAFAPVIALNANNVGSAIGGAVLTETLFGLPGIGQELVHAVKVVDLPVVVGMVLVIGFFVVLANAVADVLYAVADRRVVLT, encoded by the coding sequence ATGAACGGGTTCACCGGCTTCGTCCTGCGCCGCACCGTCGGCGCCGCGATCACCCTGCTCGCCATCTCGGTGATCGTCTACGTCGTCTTCTACGCCACCCCCGGCAACGTCGCCCAGATCACCTGCGGCCCGCGCTGCTCACCGGAACAGGTGCACCAGGTGGCCCGGCAACTGAACCTGGACGACCCCCTGTTCGTGCGCTACGGGCACTTCCTCCAAGGCCTCGTCGCCGGCCAGGACTACTCGACGGGCACGTCCGTGCAGCAGTGCTCCGCACCCTGCCTCGGCCTGTCGTACCAGAGCGACCAGCAGGTCACGCAGCTGATCTGGGCGAAGCTCCCGGTCAGTCTGTCCCTGGTGGCGGGCGCGATGGTGCTCTGGCTGATCCTCGGGGTCGGCACCGGCGTGCTCTCCGCCTGGCGGCGCGGCCGGTTCTCCGAGCGGGTGCTGACCGGCCTCACCCTCGCCGGCACGGCCACCCCGGTCTTCGTCATCGGCCTGGTCCTGATGATCGTCGTCTGCGGGGAGCTGCGGCTGCTGCCCTTCCCGCAGTACGTCGCCCTCACCGACGACCCCGAACAGTGGGCGTGGAACCTGCTGCTGCCCTGGCTGTCGCTCGCCCTCATCGAAGCCGCCGCGTTCGCCCGGCTGACCCGGGCCTCGATGCTGGAGACGCTGGCGGAGGACCACATCCGCACCTTCCGTGCCTACGGCGTCGGCGAACGGTCGATCGTCGGACGGCACGCCCTGCGCGGGGCGTTCGCCCCGGTCATCGCGCTCAATGCCAACAACGTCGGATCGGCCATCGGCGGCGCGGTGCTCACCGAGACGCTGTTCGGCCTGCCCGGCATCGGACAGGAACTCGTCCATGCCGTCAAGGTCGTCGACCTGCCGGTCGTGGTCGGCATGGTCCTGGTCATCGGATTCTTCGTGGTCCTCGCCAACGCCGTCGCGGACGTCCTGTACGCGGTGGCCGACCGACGGGTGGTGCTGACATGA
- a CDS encoding ABC transporter permease: MSEALLAAEAAVTDPAVPAASGARQFWRRLRTQRAALVAAGAVALLVLVALAAPLLTAVEGQDPTTYHPSLVDSARGGVPIGPLGGASADHWFGVEPQTGRDLFARLVYGARVSLGVALAATVVQVAIGITLGVAAALGKRWVDQLLSRFTDIIVAMPLMIMSLALLAIVPSSFPRPVLVALVIGLIGWGNIARIVRAQTLTLKELDHVSAARLSGWGTWSIARRELLPGIAAPVITYAALLVPTNITVEAALSFLGVGVKPPTPSWGQMLTAADVWYQAAPQYLLLPAGALFVTVLALTVLGDGIRTALDPRAASRLRVGTGRRRESKAAEGGTA, translated from the coding sequence GTGAGTGAGGCACTTCTCGCCGCCGAGGCGGCCGTGACGGACCCTGCCGTCCCGGCCGCCTCGGGGGCCCGTCAGTTCTGGCGGCGGCTGCGCACACAGCGCGCCGCCCTCGTCGCGGCCGGAGCCGTCGCGCTGCTCGTCCTGGTCGCGCTCGCCGCGCCGCTGCTCACCGCCGTCGAGGGCCAGGACCCGACCACCTACCACCCGTCCCTCGTGGACTCCGCGCGCGGCGGCGTGCCCATCGGACCCCTCGGCGGAGCGAGCGCCGACCACTGGTTCGGCGTCGAACCCCAGACCGGCCGGGACCTGTTCGCGCGGCTGGTCTACGGCGCGCGCGTGTCGCTGGGCGTCGCCCTGGCCGCGACCGTCGTACAGGTCGCCATCGGCATCACCCTGGGCGTCGCGGCCGCACTCGGGAAGCGATGGGTTGATCAACTGTTGAGCCGGTTCACGGACATCATCGTCGCCATGCCGCTCATGATCATGTCGCTGGCGCTGCTCGCGATCGTGCCGTCGAGTTTCCCGCGGCCCGTGCTCGTCGCGCTCGTCATCGGCCTGATCGGCTGGGGCAACATCGCCCGGATCGTGCGCGCGCAGACCCTCACCCTCAAGGAACTCGACCACGTCTCCGCGGCCCGGCTCAGCGGCTGGGGCACCTGGAGCATCGCCCGCCGCGAACTCCTGCCCGGCATCGCCGCACCCGTCATCACCTACGCCGCGCTGCTCGTCCCGACGAACATCACCGTCGAGGCCGCGCTCTCCTTCCTCGGCGTGGGCGTGAAGCCGCCGACGCCCTCCTGGGGACAGATGCTCACCGCCGCCGACGTCTGGTACCAGGCCGCCCCGCAGTACCTGCTGCTGCCCGCGGGCGCCCTCTTCGTCACGGTGCTCGCCCTCACGGTCCTCGGCGACGGGATCCGCACCGCGCTCGACCCGCGCGCGGCCTCCCGGCTGCGCGTCGGGACGGGACGCCGGCGGGAGTCGAAGGCGGCCGAGGGAGGCACGGCATGA